One Edaphobacter flagellatus genomic region harbors:
- a CDS encoding FliH/SctL family protein, producing the protein MTLQYEAAPMLECVDERVVSPLEFELLEEAAALAEVSVSTGVVDAEAGWKAQIEALEAKLEAVIETATRDVEIARHEAEMRTREDLRSEMEQQVAAKRTEVVRLMEQFGRERKQYFAAVESEVVSLALTIAGRVLHREATLDPMLLRGVVHVALSKVEGESRVTLRVPEGQAEEWREIFAAERSDVVVSVMSDGQLVTGDAVLETAVGRVQMGIRDQLKEIERGFFDLLEKRPS; encoded by the coding sequence GAAGCTGCTCCGATGCTTGAGTGCGTGGACGAAAGAGTAGTGTCGCCACTTGAGTTTGAGCTATTGGAGGAGGCAGCCGCGCTGGCGGAGGTTTCGGTCTCTACCGGAGTGGTCGATGCCGAGGCGGGGTGGAAGGCTCAGATCGAAGCACTTGAAGCAAAGCTTGAGGCCGTCATCGAAACGGCAACGCGTGATGTCGAAATCGCACGGCACGAGGCAGAGATGCGAACGCGTGAGGACCTGCGCTCCGAAATGGAGCAGCAGGTTGCGGCGAAGCGCACCGAAGTTGTCAGGTTGATGGAGCAATTTGGTCGCGAACGAAAACAATATTTTGCTGCGGTTGAGAGTGAAGTGGTAAGTCTGGCGCTAACGATTGCAGGGCGGGTATTGCATCGTGAGGCAACGCTCGATCCGATGCTGCTGCGTGGAGTGGTGCATGTTGCTTTGAGCAAGGTTGAGGGAGAGAGCCGCGTAACGCTTCGCGTACCGGAAGGGCAGGCAGAAGAGTGGCGCGAGATATTTGCAGCCGAGCGGAGCGATGTAGTTGTGTCGGTGATGTCAGACGGCCAGCTCGTGACCGGAGATGCTGTGCTTGAGACGGCCGTGGGAAGAGTGCAGATGGGAATACGTGATCAGCTGAAGGAGATCGAGCGCGGGTTCTTCGATCTGCTGGAGAAGAGGCCGTCATGA
- a CDS encoding FliI/YscN family ATPase, whose protein sequence is MTGVMGQSALGGMLAPYFVMLGQRPAWRWQGRVVEANGQAVESEGPLCSVGECCGIVDAEGVRHEAEVIGFRGRNVLAMPLNATHGIRYGDALEAMGKFPSIAVGEMEGRILNALGMPLDGKGALRTVEMRRLDGEIPHPMERLPICEPLGTGVRVIDGLLTVGRGQRIGVFGGSGVGKSTLIGMMTRSTQADLTVVGLVGERGREVREFVEESLGEEGLRRSVVVVSTSDQSPLLRMRAAQTATAIAEFYAAQGKHVLLVLDSLTRYAMAAREIGLTAGEPPTNKGYTPSVFTRLARLVERAGNFERGSITAFYTVLMEGDDQQDPVVDAVRSFVDGHIVLSRALASGGRYPPVNVLDSLSRLMPAVATGEQVKQAVTVRSLLAAYARSEDLMRIGAYKAGMDSELDRAIRAMPVLRSYLEQGSSERTTLEDAVDRLCTMEL, encoded by the coding sequence ATGACAGGTGTTATGGGGCAGAGCGCGCTAGGAGGAATGCTGGCGCCATATTTCGTGATGCTTGGGCAAAGGCCAGCCTGGCGGTGGCAAGGACGCGTTGTCGAGGCGAACGGACAGGCGGTGGAGTCCGAGGGGCCACTCTGCTCGGTGGGTGAGTGTTGCGGAATCGTGGATGCGGAAGGCGTGCGGCATGAGGCCGAGGTCATCGGCTTTCGCGGGAGAAATGTGTTGGCGATGCCGTTGAATGCCACACACGGTATTCGCTATGGCGATGCGCTGGAGGCGATGGGGAAATTTCCGTCGATCGCTGTTGGTGAGATGGAAGGAAGAATTCTGAACGCACTGGGTATGCCATTGGATGGCAAGGGAGCGCTGCGCACGGTGGAGATGCGAAGGCTCGATGGGGAGATACCGCATCCGATGGAGCGGCTTCCTATCTGCGAGCCGCTGGGTACGGGTGTTCGCGTGATTGATGGATTGCTCACAGTGGGACGTGGTCAGAGGATTGGTGTATTCGGCGGGTCGGGTGTGGGAAAGAGTACGTTGATCGGGATGATGACGCGAAGCACCCAGGCGGATCTGACGGTTGTTGGGTTGGTGGGGGAGCGTGGCCGAGAGGTGCGCGAGTTTGTAGAAGAGTCATTGGGCGAAGAAGGGTTGCGACGCTCGGTGGTGGTCGTGTCCACTTCAGATCAGAGTCCCCTGCTGCGCATGCGGGCAGCGCAAACGGCGACGGCGATAGCTGAGTTTTATGCTGCGCAGGGGAAACATGTTTTGCTGGTACTGGATTCGCTAACGCGCTATGCAATGGCCGCACGCGAGATTGGACTGACGGCAGGGGAGCCTCCAACGAATAAGGGATATACACCCTCCGTGTTCACACGCCTAGCTCGATTGGTGGAGCGGGCAGGAAATTTTGAGCGGGGAAGCATCACAGCCTTTTATACGGTGCTGATGGAGGGAGACGATCAGCAGGATCCGGTGGTGGATGCGGTGCGGTCATTTGTCGACGGGCATATTGTTTTGTCGCGCGCTTTAGCCTCTGGGGGAAGATATCCGCCCGTGAATGTACTGGATTCGCTGAGTCGCTTGATGCCGGCAGTTGCAACAGGCGAGCAAGTGAAACAGGCTGTGACCGTGCGGAGCCTGCTGGCGGCGTATGCGCGATCGGAAGATCTGATGAGGATCGGCGCATACAAGGCAGGGATGGATAGCGAACTGGATCGTGCAATCCGTGCCATGCCGGTGCTGCGTAGCTATCTTGAGCAGGGTTCGAGCGAGAGAACAACGTTGGAAGATGCCGTTGATCGGCTGTGCACAATGGAGTTGTAG
- a CDS encoding flagellar hook assembly protein FlgD — translation MDLSQLNSIAGAGTSAERVASALAPHARASTTAKSASGSDSSSSSSSSTATDNTTVTANDFLTLLVSELKNQDPTQPTDPTTYIQQLVGVNSLQQLIQINQGLTNFEKAVTG, via the coding sequence ATGGATTTATCACAGTTGAATTCGATAGCAGGTGCAGGCACATCTGCTGAGCGCGTTGCTTCTGCCCTGGCTCCGCATGCCAGAGCTTCTACTACAGCGAAGAGTGCGTCTGGCAGTGATAGCTCGTCGAGTAGTTCATCCAGCACGGCAACTGACAACACGACCGTAACGGCGAATGATTTTTTGACGCTGTTAGTGAGTGAGTTGAAAAACCAGGATCCAACACAGCCTACGGACCCCACGACCTACATTCAGCAGCTTGTTGGCGTGAACAGCCTGCAGCAGTTGATCCAGATCAATCAGGGCCTGACGAACTTTGAGAAGGCTGTTACAGGGTGA
- a CDS encoding flagellar hook protein FlgE — MPSFSIALSGLQADSVSLNTIGNNLANLNTTAFKKQGTTFEDLFYQQIGTSGSNNPLQVGAGTRVSGTATNFLQGTLLPTGNSTDMALSGDGFFVVQQGGQQSLTRAGDFQLSQSGQLITGDGASVMGYPVQNGAVNVNAGLTPMNLPVGVTQAAQATQNISITANLNAGATVGTQFTTPVKIYDSLGQSHAMTVTYTKTGLNTWDYSIALPAGDATGAPVNNTGTMTFDSNGNLVSPTGSINGISFPSLTNGSSNLTFDWNLTSGGNPTITQTTAASTTGATQQDGYASGNYQGFTVDSSGVVTATFDNGHKAVVGQIAVARVTNTQGLVMTGHNNYATTSASGDAVIGVAGTGGRASIEDATLEQSNVDIAQEFSDLIVAQRSFEANSKTITAFDSITQTTLGMIR, encoded by the coding sequence ATGCCATCTTTTTCGATAGCACTTAGCGGTTTGCAGGCCGATTCCGTGTCGCTGAACACCATCGGTAATAACCTGGCAAATCTAAATACAACGGCGTTCAAGAAGCAGGGAACGACGTTTGAGGATCTGTTTTATCAGCAGATCGGTACATCGGGCTCGAACAATCCACTGCAGGTGGGAGCAGGTACGCGCGTTTCGGGGACAGCTACGAATTTCCTGCAGGGCACGCTGTTGCCAACGGGGAACTCAACGGATATGGCGCTGAGCGGCGATGGCTTCTTTGTCGTTCAACAGGGCGGACAACAGTCGCTGACACGAGCCGGCGATTTTCAGCTGAGCCAGTCTGGTCAACTGATTACAGGGGATGGTGCCAGTGTGATGGGATATCCGGTTCAGAACGGCGCGGTAAATGTGAATGCCGGACTGACCCCGATGAACCTTCCGGTTGGTGTGACGCAGGCAGCGCAGGCAACGCAGAATATCTCAATTACGGCGAACCTGAATGCAGGCGCGACGGTCGGTACGCAGTTCACGACGCCGGTCAAGATCTACGATTCACTTGGACAGAGTCATGCAATGACGGTGACCTATACCAAGACAGGGTTGAACACGTGGGACTATAGCATTGCTTTGCCTGCGGGTGATGCGACCGGAGCTCCTGTCAATAACACAGGAACGATGACCTTCGATTCGAATGGAAATCTGGTGTCGCCGACGGGTTCGATCAACGGTATCAGTTTTCCTTCGTTGACGAACGGTTCCAGCAATCTAACCTTTGACTGGAATCTGACAAGCGGCGGTAATCCGACTATTACGCAAACGACGGCGGCTTCGACGACAGGAGCTACCCAGCAGGATGGCTATGCCAGCGGCAACTACCAGGGCTTCACGGTGGATTCGAGTGGTGTGGTTACGGCTACCTTTGACAACGGACATAAAGCTGTTGTCGGCCAGATCGCCGTCGCTCGCGTCACCAACACGCAGGGCCTGGTAATGACAGGGCACAACAATTATGCGACGACATCCGCCTCAGGCGATGCGGTGATTGGCGTAGCAGGTACCGGTGGGCGCGCTTCGATTGAAGACGCAACCTTAGAGCAGTCTAATGTGGACATCGCTCAGGAGTTTTCGGATCTGATCGTGGCACAGCGATCCTTTGAAGCCAACTCAAAGACGATTACTGCCTTCGATTCAATCACGCAGACGACGCTGGGAATGATCCGGTAG
- a CDS encoding flagellar basal body-associated FliL family protein: protein MATTPTVVQETPVGQIKLPVLSLVIAVVLGVLLSVAVVGGAGYYLVHSGKLKLQTATQQAEAAPKAPEKTHAVVLEPLVVNLADSAGGAYLRASITLNIADAKGGPKDEKKAEDAKAGKETDAAVRDTALTVMAQQTSDSLLAADGKDRLKRELKAALAARNPDVKVTDLFFTEFLVQR from the coding sequence ATGGCGACGACTCCTACTGTTGTGCAGGAAACCCCAGTCGGGCAGATTAAGCTCCCAGTTCTTTCACTTGTGATCGCAGTGGTGCTAGGCGTACTTCTCTCCGTTGCAGTTGTCGGAGGAGCGGGGTACTACTTGGTTCATTCTGGGAAACTAAAACTGCAGACTGCCACGCAGCAGGCTGAGGCTGCCCCAAAGGCTCCTGAGAAGACGCATGCCGTTGTATTGGAGCCGCTAGTGGTGAATCTCGCCGACAGCGCGGGCGGAGCCTATCTGCGTGCATCCATCACGCTGAATATTGCCGATGCCAAAGGCGGTCCGAAGGACGAGAAGAAGGCAGAAGACGCGAAGGCAGGCAAAGAGACGGACGCAGCTGTGCGCGATACGGCGCTGACTGTTATGGCGCAGCAGACCTCGGATAGTCTGCTTGCCGCAGATGGGAAAGACCGTTTGAAGCGTGAGCTCAAGGCTGCTCTTGCTGCACGTAACCCGGATGTCAAAGTGACCGATCTGTTCTTCACAGAATTTCTGGTTCAGCGATAG
- a CDS encoding FliM/FliN family flagellar motor C-terminal domain-containing protein produces the protein MAEAELVRVPMEEQPVLQTTIAPAARPGIERIELHPSWPVLAGLTIPISAEVVLADFKVRHLLALEAGQVIESKWPETEDVPVKAGSVQVGWSEFEVVDQQLLVRLTRLA, from the coding sequence ATGGCAGAAGCGGAATTGGTAAGGGTGCCGATGGAAGAGCAGCCAGTGCTGCAGACAACAATTGCACCGGCAGCAAGACCAGGGATAGAGCGCATTGAGCTGCATCCTTCATGGCCGGTGCTCGCAGGATTGACGATTCCAATTAGCGCTGAGGTTGTGCTGGCAGATTTTAAGGTACGCCATCTGCTGGCTCTTGAAGCTGGGCAGGTGATCGAAAGCAAGTGGCCGGAGACGGAAGATGTGCCGGTCAAGGCAGGCAGTGTCCAGGTGGGGTGGAGCGAGTTTGAAGTTGTAGATCAGCAGCTTCTGGTGCGGCTGACACGGCTTGCCTAA
- a CDS encoding flagellar biosynthetic protein FliO → MKETAQSMELLNVEGGLKRHGFAGWLIQRWNLGITSRRANVKKMQLLETLHVGKSQLMLLRCGGEQFLAGGGAEGITTIVKINADEVE, encoded by the coding sequence ATGAAAGAGACGGCACAGAGTATGGAGTTGCTGAACGTAGAAGGTGGACTCAAACGGCACGGATTTGCCGGATGGCTGATTCAGAGATGGAACCTGGGCATAACGTCTCGTCGCGCGAATGTGAAAAAGATGCAATTGCTGGAAACACTGCATGTTGGCAAGAGTCAGTTGATGTTGCTGCGGTGCGGGGGCGAGCAGTTTCTTGCTGGAGGGGGCGCAGAGGGAATTACAACAATCGTGAAGATTAACGCAGACGAGGTGGAGTGA
- the fliP gene encoding flagellar type III secretion system pore protein FliP (The bacterial flagellar biogenesis protein FliP forms a type III secretion system (T3SS)-type pore required for flagellar assembly.): MRLHRTCLRVACLATLLVVAGVLHAETGVKAAEGSAQSFWVRRNASGLQVVHARAKKLAGKPVRPSREAQNITEPPVPSREKQSIEDSLKANKSTPWAIVVGLTLLTLLPALLLSMTPLVRLLVVFHFLRQALGTQTAPSNQVLMGLGLMMTWFLMQPVLLQVEQQAVAPYRAGTIAGEDAITRGIEPVKQYMLRYTREKDLSVFAAAGMTARPATKNDLPIQVVVPAYILSELKAGFQIGAILFLPFLLVDLVVASVTTSIGMMQLPPVVISTPLKILLFVMVDGWNLLADQLIKSF; encoded by the coding sequence ATGAGGCTGCACCGAACCTGTCTTAGAGTGGCATGCCTGGCTACTCTGCTGGTGGTCGCAGGTGTTTTGCATGCAGAGACGGGTGTTAAAGCAGCCGAAGGATCGGCCCAGTCGTTCTGGGTGCGACGAAATGCATCTGGCTTACAAGTGGTGCATGCTCGTGCAAAGAAGCTGGCGGGCAAGCCGGTTCGGCCATCGCGCGAAGCGCAGAATATTACGGAACCACCTGTGCCGAGTCGTGAAAAGCAGTCGATCGAAGACAGCTTGAAAGCGAACAAGAGTACGCCATGGGCCATCGTCGTGGGACTTACGCTGCTGACGCTTCTGCCTGCACTGCTGCTTTCGATGACTCCGCTGGTGCGCCTGCTTGTGGTCTTTCACTTCCTGCGCCAGGCGCTTGGAACGCAGACTGCTCCTTCCAACCAGGTGCTGATGGGGCTGGGGTTGATGATGACGTGGTTTTTGATGCAGCCCGTCCTGCTGCAAGTCGAGCAGCAGGCCGTTGCGCCATATCGCGCAGGCACAATTGCAGGCGAAGACGCGATCACCCGCGGCATTGAGCCGGTGAAGCAGTACATGCTGCGTTATACGCGCGAAAAGGACTTGTCGGTATTTGCTGCTGCGGGTATGACGGCACGTCCTGCGACGAAAAACGATCTGCCAATTCAAGTGGTTGTTCCCGCTTACATCTTGAGCGAACTGAAGGCGGGTTTCCAGATCGGCGCCATTCTCTTTCTGCCGTTTTTGCTGGTGGATCTGGTCGTGGCCAGTGTAACGACGTCGATCGGCATGATGCAGCTTCCGCCTGTTGTCATCTCTACGCCGCTGAAGATTCTTCTGTTTGTGATGGTGGATGGCTGGAACCTACTGGCAGATCAGCTGATCAAGAGTTTTTAA
- a CDS encoding flagellar biosynthetic protein FliQ translates to MRKVLLEAMLLSAPLLISACVVSLLVSLLQTLTGVQEQTLTSVPRLVTVFVVTMISMPWTIHRLIGFTLRLFSNGFHKFLG, encoded by the coding sequence ATGCGAAAGGTATTGCTGGAAGCGATGTTATTGAGTGCGCCGCTGTTGATCAGTGCATGTGTGGTGAGTTTGCTGGTGAGCCTGCTACAGACATTGACCGGAGTGCAGGAACAAACACTGACATCCGTACCACGTTTGGTCACCGTCTTTGTAGTCACCATGATTTCGATGCCCTGGACCATTCATCGGCTCATCGGATTTACGTTGCGGCTATTCAGCAATGGGTTTCACAAATTTCTAGGATAG
- a CDS encoding flagellar biosynthetic protein FliR yields MTADYASLLHDWPQYMTAALLVMIRLSGLMVFAPVFSSPAIAPRIKAGFVFAMTILLAPAVAVIPNARAELDMTAIFGEIGVGLVFGLSLTLLNEALLFAGTLLGIEFSFSLVNLMDPNSSIETPVLGQMLGWLGVLVIIGAGLDGTLLTAVMRSFVAAPVGHAVMGARTGPALASMASGIFLAGLQLAAPVIAASMVVEVTVAMVSRLSPQLPAMVVGIPLKTLVSYVVLIASLAVWPSWIERHFTALLDAAGRLIATA; encoded by the coding sequence ATGACTGCCGATTACGCATCACTTCTTCATGACTGGCCGCAATATATGACGGCGGCGCTGCTGGTGATGATCCGGCTTAGCGGATTGATGGTCTTTGCTCCTGTCTTCTCGTCGCCGGCCATTGCTCCACGTATTAAAGCCGGATTTGTGTTTGCGATGACGATTTTGCTCGCGCCAGCAGTTGCGGTAATTCCCAATGCGAGAGCGGAGCTGGATATGACGGCCATATTCGGTGAGATAGGAGTGGGCCTCGTTTTTGGGCTCTCCCTGACGCTGTTGAATGAGGCACTCTTGTTCGCTGGAACGCTGCTGGGAATAGAGTTCAGCTTCTCGCTGGTGAATCTGATGGATCCCAACTCATCGATTGAGACTCCAGTGCTTGGGCAGATGCTGGGGTGGCTGGGTGTGTTGGTGATTATCGGTGCTGGATTAGACGGGACGTTACTCACTGCTGTGATGAGAAGTTTTGTAGCGGCACCGGTTGGGCACGCCGTGATGGGGGCAAGGACAGGGCCTGCGTTGGCTTCGATGGCGAGTGGAATTTTTCTTGCAGGCCTACAGCTTGCAGCACCGGTAATAGCTGCGTCGATGGTTGTCGAGGTGACGGTGGCAATGGTCTCCAGGCTTTCGCCACAGCTACCGGCGATGGTTGTTGGAATTCCACTGAAGACTCTTGTTTCTTATGTGGTATTGATTGCAAGCCTGGCGGTATGGCCGTCGTGGATCGAGCGTCACTTCACGGCATTGCTTGATGCGGCGGGAAGGTTGATCGCAACCGCATGA
- a CDS encoding EscU/YscU/HrcU family type III secretion system export apparatus switch protein — protein MSEQGTEQATPQRKKKAREKGDSVRSRELLSALAMLGGVLALGAMSPSFFANWGKVYRESLHSAAVGQVAGERQWNSAVFQMLEPALLPIGLVMAASFSCALFAGVAQSGGIQLHPNAIELKLTRLNPATNIKNIFSLRSATRVVKSLVPAAVMVVLGWVALKALMLPMPVMSMVRLPATFSTAYGLALDAAWVTLAWSGMDYAIEWRAWNQRLKMTKQEVREEAKESMGNPEIKGRIRQIQRAMRRRKVKADMSRASVVITNPTHYAVALEFSFESMQAPTVLAKGRDLWAAEIREEARWAGVPIVENPPLARSLYRMVEPGQSIPFELYAAVAGILAFLYRQKVEESMRRERQMRQNTVHQGTAQLSMVGFGGGI, from the coding sequence ATGAGCGAACAGGGAACAGAGCAGGCAACACCACAGCGAAAGAAGAAAGCGCGCGAAAAGGGCGATAGCGTTCGCAGCCGCGAGCTGCTTTCTGCGTTGGCCATGCTGGGAGGAGTATTGGCACTGGGAGCAATGTCGCCAAGTTTCTTTGCGAACTGGGGCAAAGTCTATCGTGAGAGCCTGCATTCGGCTGCCGTCGGCCAGGTTGCAGGAGAGCGTCAATGGAACAGCGCTGTTTTTCAGATGCTTGAGCCGGCTTTGCTACCGATTGGGTTGGTCATGGCAGCCAGTTTTAGTTGCGCACTGTTTGCCGGAGTCGCGCAATCCGGAGGCATACAGCTGCATCCAAACGCGATTGAGCTGAAGCTGACCCGACTGAATCCGGCGACGAATATTAAGAATATTTTTAGCCTTCGTTCGGCAACCCGTGTAGTGAAGTCGCTGGTCCCGGCAGCCGTCATGGTGGTTCTGGGATGGGTGGCATTGAAGGCGTTGATGTTGCCGATGCCGGTGATGAGCATGGTTCGGCTGCCAGCGACGTTTTCGACTGCATACGGACTAGCACTTGATGCGGCCTGGGTGACGCTGGCGTGGTCGGGAATGGACTACGCGATTGAATGGCGAGCCTGGAATCAGCGCCTGAAGATGACCAAGCAGGAGGTCCGCGAAGAAGCAAAAGAATCCATGGGCAATCCGGAGATCAAGGGCAGAATCCGGCAGATTCAGCGTGCCATGCGCAGGCGCAAAGTGAAGGCCGATATGTCGCGGGCCAGCGTCGTAATTACGAACCCCACGCATTATGCGGTTGCGCTCGAATTCAGCTTTGAGAGTATGCAAGCCCCCACCGTGTTGGCGAAGGGACGCGATCTGTGGGCTGCGGAGATTCGTGAAGAAGCCCGATGGGCGGGGGTTCCCATCGTTGAAAATCCACCGTTGGCTAGAAGCTTGTATCGCATGGTGGAACCAGGGCAGTCGATCCCATTTGAGCTGTACGCGGCTGTGGCGGGCATTCTGGCATTTCTCTACAGGCAAAAGGTTGAAGAGAGCATGAGGCGCGAGCGGCAGATGCGACAGAATACTGTGCATCAAGGAACGGCTCAGTTGAGCATGGTTGGATTTGGAGGCGGTATATGA
- the flhA gene encoding flagellar biosynthesis protein FlhA, translating into MKETKAPSRWSPANLQALLLPVAAISMVFVMLIPVPGVVLDVLLAASITASVIVFLTAVQVKRAVDFSVFPTLLLLLTLFRLSLNLASSRRILLHGHEGTGAAGSMIESFGQFVVGGNYVVGFVLFLALIAIQFLVVSHGAVRTAEVTARFTLDALPGKQMAIDADMNAGLIDEQGARKRREAIAREAEFYGAMDGAARFNQRDAMATILITAINIIAGLLIGVFQQGVDLVTAVKTYTILTVGDGLVTMIPSLLVSIAGGVVLTRASTAGSLDKELGTQLFRARNTLWIACGVLVALALVPGLPKLSFLLLAAGVAMLARRIPASQADAAEKDVAGGAKAKQAEAAKVENLASLLKMDELTLEIGFQLIPSVDEKQGGQMLNRVRALRRHLATELGFIVPPVHITDNLRLKPREYVVSLRGVEIARWQTEQNCLLAVNGDPKARPLPGIETKEPAFGVTARWIDPGLEEQALAAGYSVVDQTTVIGTHLGELIRRHAYELLSRQEVKRLLDSLNESHPKLVEELVPKLMSLGEVQRVLQQLLREQVSIRDLGAILEVLVETSQQSKNVVHLVESVRQSLGRGLVRPLLDADGGLRVLMLDQEMESELIGTFDPQSAGHLLGDGAHGTAMPGDFLRRLVESVKRLTGQGSISALPVLLCPSPARYHVRRWLEPFLPKITVLSPVEIPPEVRVRSMGTIG; encoded by the coding sequence ATGAAAGAAACGAAAGCGCCATCGAGATGGTCGCCGGCCAATTTGCAGGCGTTGTTGCTGCCTGTTGCAGCGATCAGCATGGTCTTCGTTATGTTGATACCGGTGCCGGGTGTAGTGTTGGACGTTTTGCTGGCTGCGTCCATTACGGCATCAGTCATTGTTTTTCTGACGGCGGTGCAGGTGAAACGCGCCGTGGACTTCTCCGTCTTTCCGACGCTGTTGCTGCTGCTGACCCTGTTTCGTCTGTCGCTCAATCTGGCATCGAGTCGAAGAATTCTGTTGCATGGCCACGAAGGGACAGGCGCTGCCGGCTCAATGATTGAATCATTTGGGCAGTTCGTCGTCGGTGGAAATTACGTCGTCGGTTTTGTGCTGTTTCTTGCTCTCATTGCGATTCAATTTCTCGTTGTCAGCCATGGTGCCGTGCGGACGGCCGAGGTGACGGCACGATTTACGCTCGATGCCTTGCCGGGCAAGCAGATGGCGATTGATGCGGACATGAACGCTGGTCTGATTGACGAGCAGGGAGCCCGTAAGCGGCGCGAAGCGATTGCGCGCGAAGCGGAATTCTATGGTGCGATGGATGGCGCTGCGCGATTCAACCAGCGCGACGCCATGGCAACCATTCTGATTACGGCAATCAATATTATTGCGGGATTGTTGATTGGGGTCTTTCAGCAGGGCGTCGACCTGGTAACGGCAGTGAAGACCTACACGATATTAACGGTTGGCGACGGATTAGTGACGATGATCCCCAGCCTGCTGGTGTCGATTGCCGGTGGTGTGGTGCTGACGCGTGCTTCAACAGCTGGATCTCTTGACAAGGAGCTTGGGACCCAGCTCTTCCGCGCGCGCAACACATTGTGGATTGCATGCGGCGTGCTTGTTGCTCTTGCATTGGTCCCTGGTTTGCCGAAGCTGTCCTTCCTCCTGCTTGCTGCCGGAGTCGCCATGCTTGCGCGTAGGATTCCGGCAAGTCAGGCAGACGCAGCAGAGAAAGATGTGGCTGGTGGGGCAAAGGCGAAGCAGGCTGAAGCCGCGAAGGTTGAAAACCTGGCATCGCTGCTGAAGATGGATGAGCTGACGCTCGAGATCGGCTTTCAGTTGATTCCGTCGGTCGATGAGAAGCAGGGCGGCCAGATGCTGAACCGCGTGCGCGCTCTAAGGCGTCACCTTGCGACAGAGTTGGGCTTCATCGTCCCGCCAGTTCACATTACAGATAACCTGCGGTTGAAGCCAAGAGAGTATGTGGTTAGCCTTCGCGGGGTTGAGATCGCTCGCTGGCAGACCGAGCAGAACTGTTTGCTGGCGGTAAATGGCGATCCCAAGGCTCGTCCTCTACCAGGAATCGAGACGAAGGAACCAGCGTTTGGTGTCACCGCGCGATGGATCGATCCAGGCCTGGAAGAGCAGGCGCTTGCGGCTGGATATTCCGTCGTCGATCAGACGACGGTAATTGGAACGCATCTAGGCGAATTGATTCGACGGCATGCGTACGAGCTGCTGAGCCGGCAGGAAGTAAAACGTCTGCTGGACAGTCTGAACGAGAGTCATCCAAAGCTGGTGGAAGAGCTGGTGCCGAAGCTGATGTCGTTGGGCGAGGTGCAGCGCGTCCTGCAGCAGCTTCTGCGCGAACAGGTCTCGATCCGCGATCTGGGAGCAATTCTTGAGGTTCTCGTCGAAACGTCACAGCAGTCGAAAAACGTCGTGCACCTTGTGGAGAGTGTGCGCCAATCGCTGGGGCGCGGGCTTGTGCGTCCGCTGCTGGACGCCGATGGAGGGCTTCGTGTGTTGATGCTTGACCAAGAGATGGAGAGCGAGCTGATTGGAACGTTTGATCCGCAGAGCGCGGGACATCTGCTGGGAGATGGCGCGCATGGAACGGCGATGCCGGGTGATTTCCTGCGACGTCTTGTGGAATCTGTGAAACGCCTAACCGGACAGGGAAGCATATCGGCCCTTCCCGTGCTCTTGTGTCCGAGTCCGGCGCGTTATCACGTTCGCCGTTGGCTGGAGCCGTTTCTGCCGAAGATAACGGTGTTATCGCCGGTCGAGATACCGCCAGAGGTTCGTGTGCGAAGCATGGGAACAATCGGCTGA